A genomic region of Kribbella sp. NBC_00382 contains the following coding sequences:
- a CDS encoding VOC family protein produces MVERSVPWPPGTPNWVDLAADDADAAARFYCGLFGWKCERQATRDYRVCKLDGSDVGGIGPKQPGTEHLPSRWTTYLATDHLDRTLDAVTAHEGTALLTREVEQHGRMAIAADPNGAIFGLWQAADHIGTERSTDPGMLVWSEALSEDFETAREFYTAVFDYRAEEIGGYNRYAALYAADKPVAGTGELHPDFPAGTPPHWLPYFAAASTDRTVEQAIAAGGEILGEPLETDFGRLAVLTDPEGARFAIIQLG; encoded by the coding sequence ATGGTCGAGCGGAGCGTCCCGTGGCCGCCTGGTACGCCGAACTGGGTGGACCTCGCCGCCGATGACGCGGACGCCGCTGCCCGGTTCTATTGCGGCTTGTTCGGCTGGAAGTGCGAGCGGCAGGCCACCCGCGACTACCGAGTCTGCAAGCTGGACGGCTCGGACGTCGGCGGTATCGGCCCCAAGCAGCCCGGCACCGAGCATCTCCCGAGCCGCTGGACCACCTACCTGGCCACCGACCACCTCGACCGCACGCTCGACGCGGTGACGGCGCACGAGGGCACCGCGCTGCTCACCCGTGAGGTCGAACAACATGGCCGGATGGCGATCGCGGCCGACCCGAACGGCGCGATCTTCGGGCTGTGGCAGGCCGCCGACCACATCGGCACCGAGCGCAGTACCGATCCCGGCATGCTGGTCTGGAGCGAGGCGCTGAGCGAGGACTTCGAGACGGCGCGGGAGTTCTACACGGCCGTCTTCGACTACCGGGCCGAGGAGATCGGCGGTTACAACCGGTACGCCGCGCTGTACGCGGCCGACAAGCCCGTCGCGGGCACCGGCGAGCTCCACCCCGACTTCCCCGCCGGTACGCCGCCGCACTGGCTCCCGTACTTCGCTGCCGCTAGTACCGACCGAACGGTCGAGCAGGCCATCGCAGCAGGCGGGGAAATCCTCGGCGAGCCACTCGAAACCGACTTCGGCCGGCTGGCCGTCCTGACCGACCCCGAAGGCGCCCGCTTCGCCATCATTCAACTCGGCTGA
- a CDS encoding nuclear transport factor 2 family protein, with amino-acid sequence MTDTEQSREAVRRYFDTMAAHDWDAFGAVLADDVVYELPQTAERITGRDRLVRFNREYPGDWQLSVSRLIVDGQSAAGSMNFTVGEEEMVGLVYLELADGLIVRVTDFWPEAYEPPAGREHLTEQGVGGLDRLSRPGGS; translated from the coding sequence ATGACTGATACCGAGCAGAGCCGGGAGGCAGTCCGGCGGTACTTCGACACGATGGCCGCCCATGACTGGGACGCCTTTGGCGCGGTGCTCGCCGACGACGTCGTCTACGAGCTGCCGCAGACCGCGGAGCGGATCACCGGGCGCGATCGGCTGGTGCGCTTCAACCGTGAATATCCTGGCGACTGGCAACTCAGCGTGAGTCGGCTGATCGTCGACGGGCAGAGCGCCGCCGGATCGATGAACTTCACCGTCGGTGAAGAGGAGATGGTCGGGCTCGTGTACCTCGAGCTCGCCGATGGGCTGATCGTCCGGGTCACCGATTTCTGGCCGGAGGCCTACGAACCGCCTGCCGGGCGGGAGCATCTGACCGAGCAAGGAGTTGGTGGACTCGACCGGCTCAGCCGTCCGGGTGGTTCCTAA
- a CDS encoding penicillin-binding transpeptidase domain-containing protein, with translation MKRTAAVVCLSAVLVTAGCTDSKSGSGGKPDPNNEKQASAEVVKNFAAAWVKAWAPDGKPDEAAALTDTPATFGKRLDEVDSALVAQSVTVAPQGDPKCSDDNNCTQDLAVEAILRGIGTMKWTSTAAAVKTGDAWKIKASGDTIYPGLGASNYLKRVRALPARASILDRNGQPLTANRQVVIVGVASGNVATAATYAAFKAKLDVDGAKLKARAVAAPAGQFVDAITIRSEEWQALAPTFGKLPGVLTMGGTQSLAESPTFARSLLGTMKTATAETLKNAGPTASAVDQVGTTGLQYSYQQQLAGTPGGTVTLRDGKSKLTIKTVFSQQGKAGTPVKTTLDPKLQRFAEAALATSKLPASLVAIQPSTGQILAAANGPTLTNYNRAFLGRYAPGSTFKIVTSAALLGSGLTVNTPLPCTNTINVFGKTFKNYDGLAAYGAGPMQKAFNQSCNTAFISQHARLKSDGMTKAAAMFGIGQDLKLSVPAYGGEVPAPKDDVAEAASMIGQGTVTASPLAMAVVAGAVQHGTALKPVLVPGKDPAGAAASPLPAATVAALRTFMRTTVTGGTAHALAPYGAAAAKTGTAEVVANGKVITNGWMVGYRGDVAFAVIVEGGISGGKAAGPILANFISKFS, from the coding sequence GTGAAGCGAACTGCTGCCGTCGTCTGTCTGAGTGCCGTCCTCGTCACCGCTGGTTGTACCGACAGCAAGTCGGGCAGCGGAGGCAAGCCAGACCCCAACAACGAGAAGCAGGCCTCCGCGGAGGTCGTCAAGAACTTCGCCGCCGCCTGGGTCAAGGCGTGGGCGCCGGACGGCAAGCCCGACGAGGCGGCCGCGCTGACCGATACCCCGGCCACGTTCGGGAAGCGGCTGGACGAGGTCGACTCCGCGCTGGTCGCGCAGTCGGTCACCGTGGCGCCACAGGGCGACCCGAAGTGCTCGGACGACAACAACTGCACCCAGGATCTCGCCGTCGAGGCGATCCTGCGCGGAATCGGCACGATGAAGTGGACGAGCACCGCGGCCGCTGTGAAGACCGGTGACGCCTGGAAGATCAAGGCCTCCGGCGACACCATCTACCCGGGGCTCGGCGCGTCGAACTACCTGAAGCGCGTCCGCGCGCTGCCGGCCCGCGCATCGATCCTCGACCGCAACGGCCAGCCGCTGACCGCGAACCGCCAGGTCGTCATCGTCGGAGTTGCCTCCGGCAACGTCGCGACCGCGGCGACGTACGCGGCCTTCAAGGCCAAGCTCGACGTCGACGGCGCCAAGCTGAAGGCCCGCGCGGTCGCCGCACCGGCTGGTCAGTTCGTGGACGCGATCACGATCCGGTCGGAGGAGTGGCAGGCGCTCGCGCCGACCTTCGGCAAGCTGCCGGGCGTGCTCACGATGGGCGGCACGCAGTCGCTCGCGGAGAGCCCGACCTTCGCCCGCTCACTGCTCGGCACGATGAAGACGGCGACCGCCGAGACGCTGAAGAACGCCGGCCCGACCGCGTCGGCCGTCGACCAGGTCGGTACGACGGGCCTGCAGTACTCGTACCAGCAACAGCTCGCCGGTACGCCGGGTGGCACCGTCACCTTGCGCGACGGCAAGTCCAAGCTGACCATCAAGACCGTCTTCTCCCAGCAGGGCAAGGCCGGTACGCCGGTGAAGACCACCCTCGACCCGAAGCTGCAGCGCTTCGCCGAGGCAGCGCTGGCGACAAGCAAACTGCCGGCCTCACTGGTCGCGATCCAACCGTCGACCGGGCAGATCCTCGCCGCGGCGAACGGTCCGACCCTGACCAACTACAACCGCGCCTTCCTCGGCCGATACGCGCCCGGCTCGACGTTCAAGATCGTCACCTCGGCCGCGCTGCTCGGGAGCGGGCTGACCGTCAACACCCCGCTGCCGTGCACGAACACGATCAACGTGTTCGGCAAGACGTTCAAGAACTACGACGGCCTGGCGGCGTACGGCGCGGGCCCGATGCAGAAGGCGTTCAACCAGTCCTGCAACACCGCGTTCATCTCCCAGCACGCCCGGCTCAAGTCCGACGGGATGACGAAGGCCGCGGCGATGTTCGGTATCGGCCAGGACCTCAAGCTCTCGGTTCCGGCGTACGGCGGTGAGGTACCGGCTCCGAAGGACGACGTCGCCGAGGCGGCCTCGATGATCGGCCAGGGCACCGTCACGGCCAGCCCGCTGGCGATGGCAGTGGTCGCAGGTGCGGTCCAGCACGGTACTGCGCTCAAGCCGGTGCTCGTCCCGGGCAAGGACCCGGCCGGCGCCGCCGCCAGTCCGTTGCCTGCAGCAACCGTTGCCGCCCTCCGCACCTTCATGCGCACCACCGTCACCGGCGGCACCGCGCACGCGCTGGCCCCGTACGGCGCAGCCGCCGCCAAGACCGGTACCGCCGAAGTAGTAGCCAACGGCAAGGTCATCACCAACGGCTGGATGGTCGGCTACCGAGGCGACGTGGCCTTTGCCGTCATCGTCGAAGGCGGCATCTCCGGCGGCAAGGCAGCCGGCCCCATCCTCGCCAACTTCATCAGCAAGTTCAGCTAG
- a CDS encoding WhiB family transcriptional regulator — protein sequence MRRKPPAGAVTKAPEGLPSAMIENWEWQDHAACQGVNPELFFAAESERGLRKRARELVAKSLCGTCPVRRECADHAAVVGEMYGVWGGITEEEREPAFHGRRH from the coding sequence GTGAGGCGCAAGCCGCCCGCCGGGGCGGTCACCAAGGCGCCGGAAGGTCTGCCTTCCGCGATGATCGAGAACTGGGAATGGCAGGACCACGCCGCCTGTCAGGGCGTGAATCCCGAGCTGTTCTTCGCCGCCGAGTCTGAACGCGGCCTGCGAAAACGCGCCCGCGAACTGGTCGCCAAGTCACTCTGCGGCACCTGCCCGGTCCGCCGCGAATGCGCCGACCACGCCGCCGTCGTCGGCGAGATGTACGGCGTCTGGGGCGGCATCACCGAGGAAGAACGCGAACCCGCCTTCCACGGCCGCCGCCACTAA